A single window of Gehongia tenuis DNA harbors:
- a CDS encoding putative polysaccharide biosynthesis protein: MSRKNSFIAGAFILTATGFITRMLGFVYRIYLSNIIGAEGIGLVQLVTPIYFLAITVCSVGTSTAIARLVAIENTRGTSGGQRSIVFTGTAISIVISLIVTVCVYLFADFIGVKLLGDGRTVPALRLLALAIPFSVITSCVRSYFYGIKRMGVPAAAQVLEQVARMAAIFVVAPLFLTRGLQAMCIMAVVGTIVGDFIAFLFVMISYHFKGPDAALQGRKASVKKVLGIAVPLTGNRALSSLINNYENVMIPAKLQQFGLSSSDALSTYGALSGMVMPLLFFPSILTNALSTNLLPMISEAKASGQYTRIANTVFRALRFSLLIGMGAAALFATEGYNLGIALYNQPLAGELLTALCILCPFLYIQSTFGGILNGLGLQDAVFFNGLISDVLRILILLFLVPRFGLVAFIAGLILSTVLVSILDIRVVLKHVVFHFNMGGIILRPLIAALISAACLHFLPPFTGLPALIGLVIRIGLLLLVYISALLFTGGLKKQDFSRLHKSKL; this comes from the coding sequence ATGTCAAGAAAAAATTCCTTCATCGCCGGCGCCTTCATTTTGACGGCAACCGGCTTTATCACCCGCATGCTGGGGTTCGTCTACCGCATCTATCTTTCCAATATTATCGGCGCTGAGGGCATAGGCCTGGTTCAGTTGGTGACGCCCATTTACTTTCTGGCAATCACGGTCTGCTCGGTGGGCACCTCCACCGCCATCGCCCGGCTGGTGGCCATCGAAAACACCAGAGGAACAAGCGGCGGCCAGCGCAGCATCGTCTTTACCGGAACCGCCATTTCCATCGTGATTTCCCTCATTGTCACCGTGTGTGTATATTTATTTGCAGATTTTATAGGGGTAAAATTATTAGGAGACGGCCGAACCGTGCCCGCGCTGCGTCTTTTGGCTCTGGCCATTCCCTTTTCCGTCATCACCAGCTGTGTCCGCTCCTATTTTTACGGCATCAAAAGAATGGGTGTGCCCGCAGCGGCGCAGGTTCTGGAACAGGTGGCCCGCATGGCGGCCATCTTCGTTGTGGCTCCTCTTTTTTTGACAAGGGGTCTGCAGGCTATGTGCATCATGGCGGTGGTGGGCACCATCGTAGGTGATTTCATCGCCTTCCTCTTTGTCATGATATCCTACCATTTCAAGGGTCCGGACGCGGCTCTGCAAGGCCGAAAGGCCAGTGTAAAAAAGGTCCTTGGCATTGCTGTTCCCCTCACCGGCAACCGCGCCCTGTCCTCCCTCATCAACAACTATGAGAACGTCATGATCCCCGCCAAACTCCAGCAGTTCGGTCTGTCCAGCTCCGACGCCCTGTCCACCTATGGGGCACTGTCCGGCATGGTTATGCCGCTGCTCTTTTTTCCCTCCATTCTCACCAACGCCCTGTCCACCAATCTTCTGCCCATGATCTCTGAAGCCAAAGCCTCCGGCCAATACACCCGGATCGCCAACACCGTGTTTCGGGCTTTGCGCTTTTCACTTCTGATCGGCATGGGTGCCGCGGCACTATTCGCCACCGAGGGATACAATCTGGGCATTGCCCTGTATAACCAGCCCCTTGCCGGCGAGCTTTTAACGGCGCTGTGCATTCTTTGCCCCTTCCTCTACATTCAGTCCACCTTTGGCGGCATTCTGAACGGGCTGGGCCTGCAGGACGCCGTGTTTTTCAACGGTTTGATCAGCGATGTGCTGCGTATCCTGATTCTGCTGTTCCTGGTCCCCCGTTTTGGACTGGTTGCCTTTATCGCCGGCCTCATCCTGAGTACTGTGCTGGTGTCCATTCTGGATATCCGGGTGGTTCTGAAGCATGTGGTTTTCCATTTTAATATGGGCGGTATCATCCTCCGCCCCCTTATCGCCGCTCTCATCAGTGCCGCATGCCTGCACTTCCTGCCTCCCTTCACCGGCTTACCCGCGCTGATCGGTCTTGTCATCCGTATCGGCCTCCTGCTTCTTGTATATATTTCGGCTCTTCTTTTCACCGGCGGACTGAAAAAGCAGGACTTCTCACGTTTACATAAATCTAAATTATGA
- a CDS encoding DUF1294 domain-containing protein — MIYFYGYLALINLTALVLCAKDKYAAIRGRWRVPERTLLLFCAFGGAWGMGLGMILFRHKIRHRKFTVSVPLLCLLWLAATIYLATGVIK; from the coding sequence ATGATCTATTTTTATGGTTATCTTGCGCTGATCAATTTGACCGCGCTCGTTCTTTGCGCCAAGGACAAATATGCTGCCATCCGGGGCAGATGGCGCGTGCCGGAAAGAACCCTGCTTCTTTTTTGCGCCTTTGGCGGCGCCTGGGGCATGGGGCTTGGCATGATTCTTTTCCGACACAAGATTCGGCATCGAAAGTTTACGGTGAGTGTGCCCCTTCTCTGTCTATTATGGCTCGCCGCCACAATTTATCTTGCAACAGGAGTGATCAAATGA
- a CDS encoding PaaI family thioesterase — protein MNLEKINAFFENDRYVKLSQMVIDAVKPGEATCSMMIQPCHLNGWDVVQGGAIFTLADFAFAVASNVTNGKLTASLNNNISFFRPPKGKKLLATATVLSASKRICFYAVHVTDDLGTDVAQMNVSGYIKDMELDFN, from the coding sequence ATGAACCTGGAGAAGATCAACGCTTTCTTTGAGAATGACCGCTATGTGAAGCTCAGTCAGATGGTTATCGACGCTGTAAAGCCGGGTGAGGCCACCTGTTCCATGATGATCCAGCCCTGCCATCTCAACGGCTGGGATGTGGTCCAGGGAGGTGCAATCTTTACCCTGGCGGATTTTGCTTTTGCCGTTGCTTCCAACGTCACCAACGGTAAGCTTACCGCCTCTCTGAACAACAATATCTCTTTCTTCCGCCCCCCCAAGGGTAAGAAGCTGCTGGCGACCGCCACGGTGTTGTCCGCCTCCAAACGGATTTGCTTCTATGCGGTCCACGTTACCGATGATCTTGGAACGGACGTTGCTCAAATGAATGTTTCGGGCTATATCAAGGATATGGAATTGGACTTTAATTGA
- a CDS encoding DUF4428 domain-containing protein, protein MIIAAIAFLSLAIIFLITHMDIEAAVGALGVGVLLLIIGLIKKKRSSYKSEHPCSICNQKLPKLVRSQIGDGEICSACSRICLHSMLATTDEVKAAWERNHERLKKFEESRVVKSPLSGRIVLDTEHKWAYISQKRHLKKEPIVFSFSEIEGYQIESAGEHTVTKKMGGFTRAVVGGTLFGTAGAIVGASTAKEQIKTRGGIPILYVNLKIMNLRTTDSIAHPPVGANRILNSMMNQ, encoded by the coding sequence ATGATTATCGCCGCAATTGCATTTCTAAGTTTAGCCATAATTTTTCTGATAACCCATATGGATATTGAAGCAGCAGTGGGTGCCCTTGGAGTTGGAGTGCTTCTATTGATAATTGGGTTAATCAAGAAGAAAAGGAGCTCTTATAAAAGTGAGCATCCATGCTCGATATGCAACCAAAAACTACCAAAGCTTGTTAGGAGCCAAATTGGAGATGGTGAGATTTGTTCGGCCTGTAGCCGTATTTGCCTTCATTCTATGTTGGCAACCACTGACGAAGTCAAAGCTGCCTGGGAAAGAAATCATGAACGGTTAAAAAAATTTGAGGAATCCAGGGTAGTTAAAAGCCCTTTATCCGGTCGTATTGTTTTGGATACCGAACATAAATGGGCATATATCTCTCAAAAGAGACATCTCAAAAAGGAGCCTATAGTTTTTTCCTTTTCTGAGATCGAAGGATATCAAATCGAAAGTGCGGGCGAACATACGGTTACAAAAAAGATGGGCGGTTTCACGCGAGCAGTTGTTGGCGGAACGCTTTTTGGTACCGCTGGGGCCATTGTTGGCGCTTCAACGGCTAAAGAGCAGATTAAGACTCGCGGTGGTATACCTATTCTATACGTCAATCTTAAAATTATGAATCTTAGAACTACTGATAGTATTGCTCACCCACCAGTTGGGGCAAATCGAATTCTTAACAGTATGATGAACCAATAA
- a CDS encoding helix-turn-helix transcriptional regulator: MPYRIKEKRLKHNLTQEELAAKSGVSRATISGLETGMVTITTTETLRKIAQALGEKVSDIFLD; the protein is encoded by the coding sequence TTGCCATACAGGATTAAAGAGAAAAGGCTGAAACACAATCTGACACAAGAAGAACTCGCAGCAAAATCGGGGGTATCTAGAGCCACTATATCTGGCCTAGAAACAGGCATGGTGACGATAACAACGACCGAAACTTTGCGTAAAATTGCACAAGCTTTGGGAGAAAAAGTTAGTGATATTTTTTTAGACTAA
- a CDS encoding coenzyme F420-0:L-glutamate ligase has protein sequence MSEAVLAANDGKNLVMEVEGRRYARYAVKTHVITDKDDIVEVCQRYAGPLLQDNDTLFISEKIVACTQKRAIPMKDIHPRKLAVFLSKHVQKTPVGIGLGIPETMEMALQECGTLRILFAAFVSVIGKIFGKHGWFYHVAGEKARAIDGPCDYTLPPYNEYVVLGPTDPDEVALRVSKALGHPVTVVDANDLGVNILGVSDPSMSRERLAAIIKDNPLDQKSQQTPLGIIRPEN, from the coding sequence ATGAGTGAAGCCGTTTTGGCGGCCAATGATGGCAAAAACCTGGTGATGGAGGTCGAGGGCAGAAGATATGCCCGGTATGCCGTAAAAACCCATGTAATCACCGATAAAGATGATATCGTGGAGGTTTGCCAGCGTTATGCGGGGCCTCTGCTTCAGGACAACGATACGCTGTTCATTTCAGAAAAGATCGTTGCCTGCACTCAAAAACGCGCCATTCCCATGAAGGATATTCATCCCCGGAAGCTTGCCGTTTTCCTTAGCAAGCACGTACAAAAAACGCCCGTCGGCATCGGTCTTGGCATTCCGGAAACCATGGAGATGGCTCTTCAGGAATGCGGTACGCTGCGAATCCTGTTTGCGGCTTTCGTCTCGGTGATCGGCAAAATCTTTGGTAAACACGGCTGGTTTTATCATGTGGCTGGTGAGAAGGCGCGGGCCATCGACGGACCCTGCGATTACACCCTGCCTCCCTACAACGAATATGTGGTGCTGGGCCCCACCGATCCTGATGAAGTTGCCCTACGCGTATCCAAAGCCCTGGGTCATCCGGTTACCGTAGTGGACGCCAACGATCTCGGCGTCAACATTCTGGGCGTATCCGATCCCTCCATGAGCCGCGAACGTCTCGCGGCCATAATCAAGGACAACCCTCTCGACCAAAAAAGCCAGCAGACTCCCCTTGGAATCATTCGTCCGGAAAACTGA
- a CDS encoding tyrosine-type recombinase/integrase codes for MATPPKKQKKQKTKRETQSKLVEVKVTVGRNYDGSAIRKSFYAPSRKQALEKADAYKLALATNTLTPTTVTFEQWANNWLTTYKEGSVRDVTLERSYKGPLDKHIIPYFGRMRLSEVRPVHVQRFFQTKAGYSYSQQHKLKLILSDIFERAMENDLISKNPAKRIKLSKSADDRIKAKQAYTYDQAQIFVSFARRHPFGVGPIILIKTGMRLGELLALELAAIDETARVIHVRQSVSETRYGLEYHACKTRKSVRDIPYREDLDDILKSVPRYTRRQRGKVIVPHQYLITNRFGGGCGPHSWRRQYDKFMDDFIDFCKTEGHNDIPRLTPHELRHSFGSILYERGVDIVTISKLMGHASIDITTRLYVHDNADLKRQAISRGV; via the coding sequence ATGGCGACCCCACCGAAAAAACAAAAAAAGCAGAAAACAAAGCGTGAAACCCAGTCCAAACTTGTGGAGGTCAAGGTGACCGTGGGCCGGAACTACGACGGATCGGCGATCCGTAAGAGCTTCTACGCCCCCTCTCGGAAGCAGGCCCTGGAGAAGGCCGACGCCTACAAGCTGGCGCTGGCGACCAACACTCTCACGCCTACCACCGTCACATTTGAGCAGTGGGCCAACAACTGGCTCACGACCTACAAAGAGGGCTCCGTCCGGGACGTAACCTTGGAGCGGTCCTACAAGGGCCCGTTGGACAAGCACATCATCCCCTACTTTGGCAGGATGCGGCTCTCCGAGGTCCGCCCGGTACACGTTCAGCGATTTTTTCAGACCAAGGCCGGCTACTCCTATTCCCAGCAACATAAGCTCAAGCTCATCCTATCCGATATCTTTGAGCGCGCCATGGAAAACGATCTGATCAGCAAAAACCCGGCCAAGAGGATCAAACTGTCCAAGAGCGCCGATGACCGGATCAAGGCCAAGCAGGCCTATACCTATGACCAGGCCCAAATCTTTGTGAGCTTCGCCCGCCGTCACCCTTTCGGCGTGGGGCCCATTATCCTGATTAAGACAGGGATGCGACTGGGTGAGCTGCTGGCTCTGGAGCTCGCCGCTATCGACGAAACGGCGCGGGTCATCCATGTGCGCCAGTCCGTCTCCGAGACCCGCTACGGCCTCGAGTATCACGCCTGCAAAACGCGTAAGTCCGTGCGGGACATCCCCTACAGGGAGGATCTGGACGACATCCTTAAATCCGTCCCCCGGTACACGCGGCGGCAGCGGGGCAAGGTCATCGTTCCCCATCAATACCTTATCACCAACAGATTTGGGGGCGGCTGTGGTCCCCATAGCTGGCGGCGGCAGTACGACAAGTTCATGGACGATTTCATAGATTTCTGCAAGACCGAAGGCCACAACGACATCCCCCGGCTCACGCCCCACGAGCTGCGGCATAGTTTCGGGAGTATCCTCTATGAGCGCGGCGTGGATATCGTGACGATCAGCAAGCTCATGGGCCATGCCAGCATCGATATTACGACACGTCTGTATGTCCATGACAACGCGGATCTCAAGCGGCAAGCCATTTCGAGGGGTGTTTAA
- a CDS encoding DUF4160 domain-containing protein gives MNEHNPPHIHAVYGEHNGMFEISTLKMIEGDLPAKAQTLVQEWGQKYQTELMDMWNNRTLKKLPPLE, from the coding sequence ATGAATGAGCACAATCCTCCACACATCCACGCAGTATACGGAGAGCACAACGGCATGTTCGAAATCTCTACCCTAAAAATGATCGAAGGCGATCTACCGGCCAAAGCACAAACACTTGTGCAGGAATGGGGCCAAAAATACCAAACGGAACTAATGGATATGTGGAATAACCGGACGTTAAAAAAACTCCCGCCGCTCGAATAA
- a CDS encoding aldo/keto reductase: protein MIYQKLGETGCKVSRVGLGTWAMGGDFWGSVTEQQAIATVRSALDRGINLVDTAPAYGKGRAERLVGRAIQGRRDEVVLATKIGLVWEGGMRHCLAPETLAGQLEASLMRLQVETVDLLQIHWPDPQTPLEDTLTELERLQRAGKFRYLGVSNFDLPLLQEALSKGSVVSVQNEYSLLCRAPEALMPLCEREGVTLMGYGSLAGGMLTGKYRGMPEERYDRRVKFYPYFKQPHLGRALRTVEALEKAARERGVLPAQMAIAWTLAHQHTVALAGAKTPEQVRSNAKAAELTLSAAEMDGLISFPDE, encoded by the coding sequence TTGATCTATCAAAAGCTGGGCGAAACCGGCTGCAAGGTGTCCAGGGTGGGCCTTGGAACCTGGGCCATGGGCGGAGACTTTTGGGGTTCTGTCACTGAACAGCAGGCCATCGCCACGGTTCGCTCGGCGCTGGACAGGGGTATCAACCTTGTGGATACGGCGCCGGCCTATGGCAAGGGCAGAGCGGAGCGGCTGGTGGGGCGTGCCATTCAAGGCAGAAGGGACGAAGTGGTGCTGGCCACCAAAATCGGTCTTGTCTGGGAGGGCGGCATGCGCCACTGTTTGGCGCCGGAGACGCTCGCAGGGCAGCTGGAGGCCTCCTTGATGCGGCTGCAGGTGGAGACGGTGGACTTGCTCCAGATTCATTGGCCGGACCCCCAAACGCCTCTGGAAGACACCCTTACAGAATTGGAACGTCTGCAGCGGGCGGGAAAATTCCGGTATCTGGGAGTATCCAATTTTGACCTGCCGTTGCTGCAAGAGGCTCTGTCCAAGGGAAGCGTGGTGAGCGTACAAAATGAGTATTCGCTGCTTTGCCGTGCGCCGGAAGCGCTCATGCCCCTGTGTGAAAGGGAGGGCGTGACCTTGATGGGATATGGCTCCCTGGCGGGCGGAATGCTGACGGGCAAGTACAGGGGCATGCCCGAGGAACGGTACGACCGGCGCGTGAAGTTCTATCCCTACTTTAAGCAGCCCCATCTTGGCCGTGCGCTCAGGACGGTGGAGGCACTGGAAAAGGCGGCACGGGAACGGGGCGTTTTACCGGCACAAATGGCCATCGCCTGGACGCTGGCCCACCAGCATACGGTGGCTCTGGCGGGCGCCAAGACACCGGAACAGGTTCGCAGCAATGCAAAAGCGGCGGAGCTTACGCTTTCCGCCGCTGAAATGGATGGTTTGATCAGTTTTCCGGACGAATGA
- a CDS encoding LexA family protein produces the protein MILGDIISDYRKDHNMNMQEFADRAGLSKAYISILERNYNPKSGKPPIPSLETIKAVAVVVGLDVNDVISALDSDQQVSLKPDATLPDNIMPLPKMRKVPLLGTIACGEPILAQENIEDEVDMPENVHADFCLRCKGESMIGARIQDGDIVYIHQQPDVENGEIAAVIIDDEATLKRVYKYPNKVVLQPENPQYAPLVYVGTELEAIRIIGKAVAFLSNVV, from the coding sequence ATGATTTTAGGTGATATTATAAGCGATTACAGGAAAGACCATAACATGAATATGCAAGAGTTTGCGGACAGAGCCGGTCTTAGCAAGGCTTATATTTCTATATTGGAACGGAATTATAATCCTAAAAGTGGAAAACCCCCTATCCCGTCTCTTGAAACTATAAAAGCTGTAGCTGTTGTCGTTGGCCTTGATGTCAATGATGTTATTTCTGCCCTGGATAGTGATCAACAAGTCTCTTTGAAACCAGATGCAACTCTCCCCGACAACATCATGCCCCTGCCCAAAATGCGCAAGGTTCCGCTGCTGGGTACAATCGCGTGCGGTGAGCCCATCCTTGCTCAGGAGAATATTGAGGACGAGGTAGACATGCCCGAAAACGTTCATGCAGACTTCTGCCTGCGGTGCAAGGGCGAAAGTATGATTGGGGCACGAATCCAGGATGGCGATATTGTGTATATCCATCAGCAGCCGGATGTTGAGAATGGGGAGATTGCCGCCGTTATTATTGACGATGAAGCCACCCTAAAGCGGGTGTATAAGTATCCTAATAAAGTCGTTCTTCAGCCCGAAAATCCGCAATATGCGCCGTTGGTTTATGTGGGCACCGAATTGGAAGCTATCCGTATCATTGGTAAGGCTGTAGCATTTTTGAGTAATGTGGTTTAG
- a CDS encoding DUF2442 domain-containing protein — MLSIKVSSVTPLSDMRLLVIFENGVIKLFDVRPIITDYPEYAALENPDLFALVKVEPGGYGVSWTPELDASEGELWENGVEIKGLSYDDLVAFVRHNVIETSDVTQILDCSRQNIDKLTKRQRLEPIKILDKTKLFLRSDIERRAYQTAPHGKE, encoded by the coding sequence ATGTTGTCCATCAAGGTATCGTCCGTTACGCCCCTGTCCGATATGCGGCTTCTGGTCATATTTGAAAATGGGGTGATCAAATTGTTTGACGTGCGCCCCATCATCACCGATTATCCCGAATATGCCGCCTTGGAAAATCCGGATTTATTTGCCCTGGTTAAGGTTGAGCCCGGCGGCTATGGCGTTTCCTGGACCCCGGAACTTGACGCTTCGGAGGGCGAATTATGGGAAAACGGCGTGGAAATCAAGGGCTTGTCTTACGACGATCTTGTGGCATTTGTGCGCCATAACGTCATCGAGACATCGGACGTGACGCAAATCCTGGACTGCTCCAGGCAAAATATCGACAAGCTGACCAAGCGCCAGAGATTAGAGCCCATCAAAATCCTGGACAAGACCAAGCTCTTTCTACGCTCCGATATTGAGCGTCGGGCCTATCAAACAGCGCCCCATGGCAAGGAATGA
- a CDS encoding elongation factor G — MIINIGILAHVDAGKTTLTESLSYKSGVILEPGSVDKGTTITDSMLLEKQRGITIQASVTSLKWRGVKVNIVDTPGHMDFLAEVQRSLAVLDGAVLVISAKDGVQAQTRILFHALRKLGIPTLLFINKIDQEGVDLSAVYEDIQEKLAPEIIVKQRVDLSVLAVAPSGDPARWDNVIAGDDDLLTRFERGETLSEAQLQRCEEQRFKSCTLFPVYHGSAKKNVGILALLDAIVLHFSVLASGGSSLCGSVFKIEYPEKGRRMAYLRLFSGRLHARDRIDWAGRREKFRISEMRVPQSGKILRSEAAEPGEIVILPSVPLKLNDVLGDPNLLPRTSQADPPPMVQARIEPARAQEREALLQALGEIADTDPLLRYDVDSITHEITLSFLGKVQMEILCALLLEKYGISVRLGRPTVIYKERPVAQAAHTIHIEVPPNPFWASIGLSIEPLPLGSGLVYESHVPTGYLQQSFQNAVRDGVRCGCEQGPCGWELTDCRICFQYALYYSAASTPADFRMLAPIVLEQTLRKAGTQLLEPYLSFTLYAPQPYMSRAYHDMRKYEGHIDTVLPRKHETVLIGEIPFRHIQQFREEFALCTNGLGVCLTELKGYRISKGEALCRPRRPNQRLDKTRHLFNKMDPWG; from the coding sequence ATGATTATCAATATCGGCATCCTGGCCCATGTGGACGCGGGAAAAACCACTTTGACGGAAAGCCTTTCGTACAAAAGCGGCGTCATTCTAGAGCCGGGGAGCGTGGACAAGGGCACCACCATCACCGATTCCATGCTTTTGGAAAAACAGCGGGGCATCACCATTCAGGCTTCCGTGACATCGCTTAAGTGGCGGGGCGTCAAGGTCAATATCGTGGACACCCCCGGTCATATGGATTTTTTGGCGGAGGTCCAGCGCTCCCTCGCCGTGCTGGACGGGGCGGTGCTCGTCATCTCGGCAAAGGACGGCGTGCAGGCCCAAACAAGGATTCTCTTTCATGCTCTGCGGAAGCTTGGCATTCCCACACTGCTCTTCATCAACAAGATCGACCAGGAGGGCGTCGATTTGTCCGCGGTCTATGAGGATATTCAAGAAAAACTTGCTCCTGAAATCATCGTCAAGCAGCGAGTGGACCTTTCCGTCCTTGCCGTGGCGCCCTCCGGCGATCCCGCCCGATGGGATAACGTCATCGCCGGAGACGACGATCTTTTAACGCGCTTTGAGCGGGGCGAGACCCTCAGCGAGGCACAGCTGCAGCGCTGTGAAGAACAAAGATTCAAATCCTGTACACTCTTTCCCGTCTATCACGGCAGCGCCAAAAAAAACGTGGGGATCCTTGCGCTCCTTGATGCCATCGTCCTCCACTTTTCCGTCTTGGCTTCCGGCGGTTCGTCGCTTTGCGGGAGTGTCTTTAAGATCGAATACCCCGAAAAGGGCCGACGGATGGCCTATCTTCGGCTGTTCAGCGGCAGACTGCACGCCAGGGACCGCATCGATTGGGCGGGCCGGCGTGAGAAGTTCAGGATCAGCGAGATGCGTGTCCCCCAAAGCGGGAAAATCCTTCGCAGCGAGGCGGCCGAACCCGGCGAAATCGTCATCCTGCCCAGCGTGCCGCTCAAGCTAAACGATGTTTTGGGCGATCCGAATCTGCTGCCCCGCACATCCCAGGCCGATCCTCCTCCCATGGTACAGGCCAGAATTGAGCCGGCAAGGGCGCAGGAACGGGAAGCGCTTCTGCAGGCTCTTGGTGAGATCGCCGACACCGATCCTCTCCTTCGCTATGATGTGGATTCCATCACCCATGAGATCACCCTCTCCTTTTTGGGAAAGGTGCAGATGGAGATTCTCTGTGCGCTGCTTCTGGAGAAATACGGCATCAGCGTCCGGCTGGGCCGGCCCACCGTCATCTACAAGGAGCGGCCCGTGGCGCAGGCGGCCCACACCATCCATATCGAGGTTCCGCCCAATCCCTTCTGGGCCTCCATCGGTCTTTCCATCGAACCCCTCCCCCTGGGATCGGGCCTCGTGTATGAAAGCCATGTTCCCACAGGATATTTGCAGCAGTCCTTTCAAAATGCGGTACGAGATGGCGTGCGCTGCGGATGCGAACAGGGGCCCTGCGGCTGGGAATTGACCGACTGCAGGATCTGTTTTCAGTACGCACTCTACTATAGTGCGGCGAGCACGCCGGCGGATTTTCGGATGCTGGCGCCCATCGTTTTGGAGCAGACCCTTCGAAAGGCGGGCACCCAGCTGTTGGAGCCCTATCTGTCCTTCACCCTCTATGCTCCTCAGCCCTATATGTCGCGGGCCTATCATGATATGAGAAAATACGAGGGTCACATCGATACCGTCCTGCCCCGAAAACATGAGACAGTGCTGATAGGTGAGATCCCCTTTCGTCATATTCAGCAGTTCCGCGAAGAATTTGCCCTTTGCACCAATGGGCTGGGCGTTTGTCTGACGGAGCTGAAGGGCTATCGGATCAGTAAAGGGGAGGCCCTCTGCCGGCCCCGCCGCCCCAATCAGCGTTTGGATAAGACAAGACATCTGTTCAATAAGATGGATCCATGGGGTTGA
- a CDS encoding MATE family efflux transporter: MSIMVKDRSFYKRLAFLAIPLALQNIITFGVGFADNLMVGSLGDLALSGVFLSNQVQNILHMLTTGLGSAMIVLAAQYWGKKDVSNTKNVVGIALKISVAVGLLCFALVMIMPEKILGLFTNDRAVIAEGLKYIKIVCFSYFFFCITNVLLASMRCVQSVKIGLAVSITTFVVNVFLNWVLIFGNLGAPKMGVAGAAAATLTARIMECIVAFVYVRFIDKKLVLRFKELIHTNLDLLKDFFHYGLPVMLGDVLWGIGTATQVAILGRLGPEVIAANTIANNIFQMLGVMVYGTANASSVIIGQTVGSGDYDRVKQYTKTLQVIFLCVGALSGLLLYLCKDLILSLGFQNITPEARQYAIQFITVLSITIVGTAYQMSALTGIVRAGGATHFVLINDLIFVWLVVIPSALLAAFVFHFPPVVVFACLKCDQILKCAVAVVKVNRFNWIKKLTREEEPKKVEAAG, encoded by the coding sequence ATGTCCATCATGGTCAAGGACCGCAGCTTTTACAAGCGGCTGGCATTTCTCGCCATTCCTCTTGCGCTGCAGAACATCATTACCTTTGGCGTGGGCTTTGCAGACAACCTCATGGTTGGTTCCCTAGGAGACTTGGCTCTCTCCGGTGTATTTCTCTCCAACCAGGTGCAGAACATCCTGCATATGCTGACCACCGGACTTGGCTCCGCAATGATCGTACTGGCTGCCCAGTACTGGGGCAAAAAGGATGTATCCAATACCAAAAATGTGGTGGGCATTGCGCTTAAGATCAGCGTGGCCGTGGGCCTGCTGTGTTTCGCTCTGGTCATGATCATGCCCGAAAAAATACTAGGGTTGTTCACCAACGATCGGGCGGTGATTGCGGAGGGCCTCAAGTACATCAAGATCGTGTGCTTCTCCTACTTCTTCTTTTGTATCACCAACGTGCTGCTCGCTTCCATGCGCTGTGTGCAGAGCGTTAAAATCGGCCTTGCCGTATCCATCACCACCTTCGTGGTCAATGTCTTTTTGAACTGGGTGCTCATCTTTGGTAACCTGGGAGCGCCCAAGATGGGTGTGGCCGGTGCGGCCGCCGCTACCCTGACCGCCAGAATCATGGAGTGTATCGTGGCCTTCGTCTATGTGCGTTTCATCGATAAAAAGCTGGTTCTTCGCTTCAAGGAGCTCATACACACCAATCTTGATCTTCTCAAGGACTTTTTCCATTACGGCCTGCCGGTCATGCTGGGCGATGTGCTCTGGGGGATCGGCACGGCAACCCAAGTGGCCATTCTGGGCCGGCTTGGACCGGAGGTCATCGCCGCCAACACCATCGCCAACAATATCTTTCAGATGCTGGGCGTCATGGTCTACGGCACTGCCAACGCCTCCAGCGTCATCATTGGTCAGACGGTGGGCTCCGGCGATTACGACAGGGTCAAGCAGTATACCAAGACCCTGCAGGTAATCTTCCTTTGTGTGGGCGCCCTTTCAGGCCTGCTGCTCTACCTGTGCAAGGACCTCATCCTCAGTCTGGGCTTCCAGAATATCACCCCCGAAGCCCGGCAGTATGCGATTCAGTTCATCACGGTCCTGTCCATCACCATTGTGGGTACGGCCTATCAGATGTCCGCACTCACCGGTATCGTGCGGGCCGGTGGTGCCACGCACTTCGTGCTTATCAACGATCTTATTTTCGTATGGCTGGTGGTCATTCCCTCAGCGCTTTTGGCAGCCTTTGTGTTCCACTTTCCGCCGGTAGTGGTCTTTGCCTGCCTCAAGTGCGATCAGATTTTGAAATGCGCGGTGGCCGTGGTCAAGGTCAACCGCTTCAACTGGATCAAGAAGCTGACGCGGGAAGAGGAGCCAAAGAAAGTGGAAGCCGCGGGCTAA